The following proteins come from a genomic window of Sardina pilchardus chromosome 13, fSarPil1.1, whole genome shotgun sequence:
- the LOC134100149 gene encoding mucin-22-like produces MSSWFVATLTMPTWDEAYPPSPDELLEHRYVLSVPSVHLTAKASASLLPFTETTEEEQPCRDTRGSETRVRRANGSETSTRTSETHVKTSTRDSKTRVRWKNASQTSVRDSKTRVQQANASETWTRISDTQVQTLLHSEEDLETSTRISATQVQTLLPSEEDSEATLQRGETSVTSSTNQTSAV; encoded by the coding sequence ATGTCCTCCTGGTTCGTCGCCACCCTGACCATGCCCACGTGGGACGAGGCGTACCCGCCGTCGCCCGACGAGCTCCTGGAGCATCGCTACGTGCTGAGCGTGCCCAGTGTGCACCTGACCGCCAAGGCGTCCGCCTCGCTCCTGCCGTTCACCGAGACGACGGAGGAGGAGCAGCCGTGCAGGGACACGAGAGGCTCCGAGACGCGCGTGCGGCGGGCAAACGGCTCCGAGACCTCCACGAGAACCTCTGAGACGCACGTGAAGACCTCCACGAGGGATTCCAAGACGCGCGTGCGGTGGAAGAACGCATCGCAGACCTCCGTAAGAGATTCCAAGACGCGTGTGCAGCAGGCCAACGCCTCGGAGACCTGGACGAGAATCTCAGACACACAGGTGCAGACCCTCTTGCACTCTGAGGAAGACTTGGAGACCTCGACGAGAATCTCAGCCACACAGGTGCAGACCCTCTTGCCCTCTGAGGAAGACTCGGAGGCGACGCTCCAGCGAGGCGAAACCTCTGTGACttcctcaaccaatcagacatcTGCTGTGTAG
- the LOC134099234 gene encoding adenylate cyclase type 10-like — MVKVKGDSKQGDSTSKNKISSIAAHVPDLVVYSDFRKIPYVEHFNGVLLFADVSGFTALTERFSMSSKKGYGADELTRTLNSYIGDIVSHILAAGGDILNYAGDAILSLWTVERSMLSEVISLVVKCGLNIQDKCGVRETDVGSVLRVKIGISAGKLSKVIMGNEDSQYFVVIGRAVDEVRLAEGLAVAGNIILSPNAWELCHRANIAVDHFEDERAVKVRYIKRDPNFSVEKYMESVGMNVEHDDTIKGCVRKASSLMPNEEREKFLQKYIMKTVLQKIDANQPLEYLSEMRPATIVFINLQFKGAEADAEQCMAIHVAAIGIGKQMVKHHGRINKVFMFDKGCTFLCLFGLPGDKREDESTHALQAAYGAHEFCLKEIRSLRLVSVGVTTGPVFCGVVGHTLRHEYTVIGKKVNLAARLMMHYPGVVSCDSETHHYSRLPQAYFTELPKKAMKGVRDPGPIYQFTARKVRITVGQSPMSVEREKEYPLLGREKEMELFSGVVKSFLDGRAADTLTYNNVVIFGGGSGYGKSHLLAEVVYRASRLSLRVMSCELAKTDIHQQNYTLQTLLALLLTVETCKSFAERAKVILSQIEEPEMRENLCLLNETLLVKFPVSKRVSLMDNETREKETKDFIMQLFCHMARAEPCVYVVDQAHFVDSPSWGFLQEVCEAAHVLLFLSVLPESECNPELLHLLRAPRTVYHKLTGLEPSVIAQLACQILGVVRIPTEVELFLVERSHGVPYYCEELLKSLYLSDMVYISEVEENEDCKDVDLLFPGPSVEVPICSSRTSSEEEIRKKSMGLDILAQENTSSLKCRKIAALDESTSDRLKYVCLTNDGAKFHQIPIPLTLKGMALAHLDQLLPNEQMVVKCAAIIGHTFTTQMLTHILPELTEDKLNATLVSLFKAGTFVCGSRPENMVDLSLASESYVLSCYCDQRSVDGKARMKDEDEEKEEEEEMPGQASESGMWRCDVMRFRTALVKETAYDLWLQEQRRDFHAKCAAYLIKRAHRCAHCPVDEFIHGHKAAVGAAIIEIHGVLNAQVSCEKALLNSQNTEHLSPRRGTIMIAPKPALETGDVEETLAVLDAIIQDHQEGAKLSRWCQCAQVLEVVLTPMARHWIGVGDVPKAVYYLLETSAACIYLSYNLKALTYLNEIQTILDNVKAGRSAFDTAVKGRMKICKFERACAYRLRGQVLFNTGQIKEAEAMLTKALRLLGRWLPLTHFVTSVKLVYERMRKLRLQSQELQKPEEKRLAYLHEQINCLSFMWKISCIKRVPNIHRAMLAITMEQNTATRTTQQIKGVFSMLDLHQFSQDAGDVEECKRYELQLFELVAQLPDSTEAYTLISHFIRNLCIVRLCDGQLEEAIQYGYKARNVIRRLNQAGVDGWLMANLSTPMLFTNRFNTCVQVTMRLERLGNTRGVSTGKGWFYMSCLNCMLYAGFLVRHLDECLMFVHESQSDPCLLADQGLMFTLYSALCLWYVRLCDWSQARQFYTKASNVYRESPSNLLAIGGNVMFLELRVLLFRKALLEHNVHIQDIYHKTLKCFAEFRQRFSTNQLYQPRLLHLQAYMNQLAGHGATAQQLLHKALQLCDAQGNKLERSWIQQSQVTTHTHTHTRPCSCVTPRATSWRGAGSSRAR; from the exons GGGATGCCATTTTGTCTCTGTGGACAGTGGAGCGTTCAATGCTCAGTGAGGTCATCTCTCTGGTTGTCAAATGCGGCCTTAACATTCAGGACAAATGTGGCGTTCGAGAGACAGACGTTGGCTCTGTGTTGCGAGTTAAAATAG GCATATCGGCAGGAAAACTGTCTAAAGTGATCATGGGAAATGAAGACAGTCAGTACTTTGTGGTGATTGGACGAGCGGTGGACGAGGTGCGGCTGGCTGAGGGATTGGCTGTTGCTGGCAACATCATCCTGTCGCCTAATGCCTGGGAGCTGTGCCACCGTGCCAACATAGCAGTTGACCACTTTGAGGATGAGCGTGCTGTGAAG GTGCGATACATCAAGCGGGACCCTAATTTTTCTGTAGAGAAATATATGGAATCCGTCGGCATGAATGTGGAACATGACGACACGATTAAGG GTTGTGTGAGAAAAGCCTCCAGTCTGATGCCCAATGAGGAGCGGGAAAAGTTTCTTCAGAAGTACATCATGAAGACTGTGCTGCAGAAG aTCGATGCTAACCAGCCCTTGGAGTACCTGTCCGAGATGAGGCCGGCCACTATCGTCTTCATCAACCTGCAGTTCAAAGGCGCCGAGGCCGACGCCGAGCAGTGCATGGCCATCCACGTGGCCGCTATCGGCATCGGCAAGCAGATGGTCAAGCACCACGGCCGAATCAACAAGGTGTTCATGTTCGACAAG GGCTGTacgtttctgtgtttgttcggCCTGCCCGGGgacaagagagaggatgagagcacCCATGCCCTGCAGGCTGCCTATGGTGCCCACGAGTTCTGCCTGAAGGAGATCCGCAGCTTAAG GCTTGTCTCTGTTGGAGTGACCACAGGGCCTGTCTTCTGTGGGGTCGTGGGACACACTCTCAGGCATGAGTATACAG TGATCGGTAAGAAGGTGAACCTGGCGGCGCGTCTGATGATGCACTACCCCGGCGTGGTGTCATGTGACTCAGAGACGCACCACTACTCCAGGCTGCCCCAGGCCTACTTCACCGAGCTGCCCAAGAAGGCCATGAAGGGCGTCAGAGACCCGGGGCCCATCTACCAGTTCACCGCCAGGAAAGTCAGGAT aactgTCGGTCAGTCCCCCATGTccgttgagagagagaaagagtatccGCTTCTCG GtcgggagaaagagatggagctTTTCTCCGGCGTGGTGAAGAGTTTCCTTGATGGCAGGGCCGCGGACACGCTCACCTACAACAACGTTGTGATCTTCGGAGGCGGTAGCGGCTACGGCAAGAGCCATCTCTTGGCTGAAGTAGTCTACAGAGCCAGCAGGCTGAGTCTCAG GGTGATGTCCTGCGAGCTGGCCAAGACGGACATCCATCAGCAGAACTACACGCTGCAGACGCTGCTGGCCCTCCTGCTCACCGTGGAGACCTGCAAGAGCTTCGCGGAGCGCGCCAAGGTCATCCTGTCCCAGATCGAGGAGCCGGAGATGAGGGAAAACCTCTGCCTGCTCAACGAGACGCTCCTGGTCAAG TTCCCTGTGTCAAAAAGAGTCTCACTCATGGACAACGAGACTCGTGAGAAAGAGACCAAAGACTTCATCATGCAACTTTTCTGCCAC ATGGCGCGGGCGGAGCCGTGCGTGTACGTGGTGGACCAGGCGCACTTCGTGGACAGCCCGTCCTGGGGCTTCCTGCAGGAAGTGTGCGAGGCGGCGCACGTGCTGCTCTTCCTGTCCGTGCTGCCGGAGAGCGAGTGCAACCCCGAGCTGCTCCACCTGCTGCGCGCGCCGCGCACCGTCTACCACAAGCTCACCGGCCTCGAGCCCTCCGTCATCGCCCAGCTGGCCTGCCAGATCCTGGGCGTCGTGCGCATCCCCACCGAGGTGGAGCT TTTCCTGGTGGAGAGGAGTCACGGGGTGCCGTACTACTGCGAGGAGCTGCTCAAGAGCCTCTACCTGAGCGACATGGTCTACATctcggaggtggaggagaacgaGGACTGCAAGGACGTGGACCTGCTCTTCCCGGGCCCCAGTGTGGAGGTGCCCATCTGCAGCAGCAGAACCAGTTCAGAGGAGGAGATCAGGAAGAAGTCCATGG GACTGGACATACTTGCACAAGAGAACACATCCTCCCTGAAGTGCCGGAAGATTGCTGCGCTGGATGAGTCCACTAGTGACCGGCTGAAGTACGTGTGCTTGACCAACGATGGAGCCAAATTCCACCAGATTCCCATCCCACTCACATTAAAAG GTATGGCCCTTGCTCACCTGGACCAGCTGCTGCCCAACGAGCAGATGGTGGTGAAGTGCGCGGCCATCATCGGGCACACCTTCACCACGCAGATGCTCACCCACATCCTGCCCGAGCTGACGGAGGACAAGCTCAACGCCACGCTGGTGTCGCTCTTCAAGGCGGGCACCTTCGTGTGCGGCTCGCGCCCCGAGAACATGGTGGACCTGAGCCTGGCCAGCGAGAGCTACGTGCTCAGCTGCTACTGCGACCAGCGGAGCGTGGACGGGAAGGCGAGGATGAAGGATGAAgacgaggagaaggaggaggaggagg agatGCCGGGCCAGGCGTCGGAGAGCGGCATGTGGCGCTGCGACGTGATGCGCTTCCGCACGGCGCTGGTGAAGGAGACGGCGTACGACCTGTGGCTGCAGGAGCAGCGCCGCGACTTCCACGCCAAGTGCGCCGCCTACCTGATCAAGCGCGCCCACCGCTGCGCCCACTGCCCCGTCGACGAGTTCATCCACGGGCACAAGGCCGCCGTGGGCGCCGCCATCATCGAGATCCACGGCGTGCTCAACGCACAGGTGTCCTGCGAGAAGGCCCTGCTCAACAGCCAGAACACCGAGCATCTTAGCCCacgacgag GAACCATCATGATCGCTCCAAAGCCAGCGCTGGAGACTGG AGATGTGGAGGAGACTCTTGCTGTTCTGGATGCCATCATTCAGGACCACCAGGAGGGGGCGAAGCTGAGCAGGTGGTGCCAGTGTGCCCAGGTGCTGGAGGTGGTGCTGACCCCCATGGCACGCCACTGGATAGGGGTGGGCGACGTGCCCAAGGCCGTCTACTACCTGCTGGAGACGTCCGCCGCCTGCATCTACCTCTCTTATaacctcaag GCTTTGACCTACCTGAATGAGATTCAGACCATACTGGACAATGTGAAGGCTGGGAGGTCTGCATTTGACACAGCGGTCAAGGGCAGAATGAAGATCTGCAAATTTGAGAGGGCCTGTGCATATCGCCTGAGAGGACAG GTGTTGTTCAACACGGGTCAGATTAAGGAGGCGGAGGCCATGCTCACCAAGGCCCTACGGCTCCTGGGCAGGTGGCTGCCCTTGACGCATTTTGTCACCTCCGTCAAACTCGTCTACGAGAGGATGAGGAAGCTGCGGCTCCAGTCGCAGGAACTCCAGAAACCTGA GGAGAAGAGATTGGCGTATCTGCACGAGCAGATCAACTGCTTGTCCTTCATGTGGAAGATCAGCTGCATCAAGAGGGTGCCGAACATCCACCGCGCCATGTTGGCCATCACCATGGAGCAGAACACAGCCACCAGGACCACTCAACAGATCAAG ggGGTGTTCTCCATGCTGGACCTGCACCAGTTCAGCCAGGACGCTGGTGATGTGGAGGAGTGTAAGCGCTACGAGCTGCAGCTCTTTGAGCTCGTGGCCCAGCTGCCCGACTCCACCGAGGCCTACACACTCATCTCCCACTTCATACGCAACCTCTGCATCGTCCGCCTCTGTGACGGACAACTGGAGGAGGCCATCCAgtacg GTTACAAGGCCCGCAACGTGATTCGCCGGCTGAACCAGGCGGGCGTGGACGGGTGGCTCATGGCCAACCTCTCCACCCCCATGCTGTTCACCAacag attcaacacgtgtgtgcaggtgaccATGAGGCTGGAGCGGCTGGGCAACACAAGAGGGGTCAGCACTGGCAAGGGCTGGTTCTACATGTCCTGCTTGAACTGCATGCTCTacgctg gtttCCTGGTCAGGCATCTGGACGAGTGCCTGATGTTTGTGCATGAGTCTCAGTCTGACCCCTGTCTGCTGGCTGACCAAGGGCTGATGTTCACTCTCTACTCAGCACTCTGCCTctg gtaCGTGAGGTTGTGTGACTGGTCGCAAGCGCGTCAGTTCTACACCAAGGCGAGCAATGTGTACCGCGAGTCTCCGTCCAACCTGTTGGCCATCGGCGGCAACGTGATGTTCCTGGAGCTGCGCGTGCTGCTGTTCAGGAAAGCCCTGCTGGAGCACAACGTGCACATCCAGGACATCTACCACAAGACGCTCAAG TGCTTTGCTGAGTTCAGACAGCGGTTCAGCACTAACCAGCTGTACCAGCCGCGGCTGCTGCACCTGCAGGCCTACATGAACCAGCTGGCGGGCCACGGAGCCACCGCCCAGCAGCTGCTGCACAAGGCCCTGCAGCTGTGTGACGCCCAGGGCAACAAGCTGGAGAGGAGCTGGATCCAGCAGAGccaggtgaccacacacacacacacacacacaaggccctgCAGCTGTGTGACGCCCAGGGCAACAAGCTGGAGAGGAGCTGGATCCAGCAGAGccaggtga